Below is a genomic region from Thermoplasmata archaeon.
CATCGCGACCCTGGCGGCCGCAGCGCTGCTTCGGGAGAAGGTGGACTGGCGAATCGCCGCTGCCTTGATCGCCTTCGGGGTGGGCATCCTCCTCCTGTCCGGAGCATGAGCACTCGGGATTCCCGGGAAAGGGTTTAGGCGTTCGCAGCCATGGCCACGGCGGAGGCTGTGACATCTCGCTCGCGCGCATGGGCGTCGTCGTCCTCGGCATCGCCGTGGTTCTCGCGGGAATCCTCGGAGCCGCAGGGTTCGGACACGCCGCCTTGGCACGGCCGACCTACGATGCCGGGGACCGCTGGGTCTACACGCTCCTCGGGTCGCTGGGCGGCCTTCCGGGGTTCAACGCGAGCCAGAACGGCAGCTTCCAGCTCGGGCTCAGCGGGATCGTCGAGGTCGACGTGGTGGGCGTGACGCCGTCCGGAGTGCAAGCGGAAACCCACGCCGCCGGGTTCCTGAACGGCACGTTCGCGATTCCCGGAAACGCCACGGTGCGCGCCTCGGGGAGCTTCTCCTCGGACACCAAGGAGGTCTGGGAAGGCGGGGACTACCTGCCCGTCGCCTCGAACGGCTCGACCGTCTATGGGGTCGACGTGACCGTCGTGGTCACCGCCCATGCACAGGTCAACCTCTGGGTCAATGCGACGACCGTGTACGCGTCCCTGCCCCCCTTCAATCTGAGCGTCGGCGATTCTGCGTCGGCGTCGTTCACGTCGCACGTGGACACCGTGACGAGCTTCTCCTCGTTCGGCCTCGGCCGGCGCATGGAGAACCGCACCACGGTCAGCGGGGCGTGGACCCGCCATGTCCTCGCGTTCGAGAACGTGACCGTGGAGGCGGGGACCTTCTCCGCGTACCGGATCAACGAGAGCCTCGGCGGATTCCCCGGGTTCGCGGCAGCCGTGCCGTCGGCGGGAGCCAACGAGACCGCCTGGTTCTCGAACGACGTCGGCAACTACGTGCGGCGGGACGCGTACGTCAACGGCACGCGGGTCGCGCAGATGCGGCTGAAGTCGTACGCCTACCCGATCCGGCCCCCAGGCCTGAGCGCCATCGACCTCGCCCTGCTCGGCGGGCTGCCCGCTGCGCTGGTCGCCGCGCTTGTACTCCTCGTCTTGAGGCGGCGGAAGGCGCACCGCGATGTGGCGAAGGACTCAAGGGGGGCGGAGGCTGTCGGGGAGCTACCGCCCAAGAAGCCCGGAGGACCCCCGTGACCGCCCTCGTGGAGACCGCCTCGCTGACGAAGCTCTTCGGCGAGGTCCGCGCCGTCGACGATCTCAGCGTCTCGATCCCCGAAGGAGCCATCGGCCTCGTGGGGCCCAACGGCGCGGGGAAGACGACCTTCCTGCGGCTCCTGTTGGGGCTCCTGCGGCCCACGGCGGGCTCGGGTAAGGTCCTGGGCTACGGCATCGAGGACGGCATCCCCGTGCGGGAGCGGACCGGCTACATGCCCGAGCACGACTGCCTGATCCCCGACATGACGGGGATCGGCCTCGTCTCCTACATGGGCCGCGTGAGCGGGCTCGATCCGGGCACGGCCATGAGCCGGGCCCACGACGTCCTCCAGTTCGTCGGGGTCGAGGAGGAGCGCTACCGCAAGGTCGCGGAATACTCCACGGGCATGAAGCAGAAGGTGAAGCTCGCCCAGGCCATGGTCCATGACCCCCAGCTGTACGTCTTCGACGAGCCCACGACGGGCCTCGACCCCCGCGGGAGGACGGAGATGCTGAACCTGGTCGGCAAGATCGCCGCTTCCCAGGGCCGCAACGTGATCCTGTCGAGCCACCTCCTCCCGGACGTGGAATCGATCTGCAACTACGTGGTCATCCTGGACGGGGGCCATCAGATCGCCGCAGGGCCCCTCTCCACGCTCCTCAGCGGGGCCCAGGACCGCCTCCGGGTCGACGTGCGCGGGGACCGCGACGCGTTCCTCCGGACACTCAAGGAGGCGGGCATCGAAGCGGACGCGGGGACTTCCGGGGTGCATGTGGCGCGGAAACCGGGAGTCGAGACGGAGATCTTCCGGGCAGCCAATGCGAGCGGCATGGAGGTCCGGTACATGGGCGCGGAGATTCGCAGCCTCGAGGAGCTGTTCCTCGAACTCGTGGAGCGCCACACGGGAGGCCGCTGAGTGTCCATCTCCCTGCCGACGTACACGCGCCGCGAGATCCCCCTCCAGAGCCGGCGGCACCGCGTCTGGGCGATCATCGGGACGGGGCTGCGCCGGGAGATCCGGCGGCCCGCGGCCATCTTCGCCGTCGGCGTCGGGACGGCCATCACGACGATCGTCTCGATCGTGTACGTCCTGTTCGCGCCCTTCTTGCTCCGCGGACAACCCCTGGACCTGACCTTCTTCTACACGCCCGCGTCGAACTCGGCGGTCCTGTTCTTCGTCACCCTGATGGCGGCGACCGTGGGCGGGGGTCTGATCGCGGACGATCTGGACTCCATGGCCCTCACGCTCTACCTGAGCCGGCCGGTGACCGCAGCGGACTACCTCACGGCCAAGGCGGCGATCCTCGCGATCCTGACCGGGCTCATCGCCCTCCTCCCGCTCGTGCTGACCCCGATCCTCGCGGCCCTCCTCGGCCTCTTCCCCTGGGACATCGCCCTTGAAGCGGCCGGGATCTCGGTCCTCCTGGGCCTGCTCCTCACCGCCTTCTATACGTCCCTCGGCCTGTTCTTCTCGAGCCTCACCCGCCGCCGCGCCTACGCCGCCGCGGCCGTGTTCGCGAGCGTCTTCGGGCTCATCGCGGTCGAGACGATTCTCTCCCAACCCGGGTTCCTGAACACGGCGGAGGTCCTCTACGTGTCCCCGTGGGAGGACTACCTCGCCGTGGCGCGGGCCGCGTTCGGCATCACGGGCACCCCGATTGACTGGGCGGTGGCGCTCGCCATTCTGGTCGGGGCGACGGTCCTCACCGCGGTCGCGACGTGGATCCGAATGCGCGCCGTGGAGGTGGTCTCCGGGTGACCGGGATCGTCGAAGCGAAGGGCGTCATGAAGTGGTACGGGGAGGTCTTGGGCCTGAACGGCTTCACCGCCACGTTCAACCCGGGGATCACGGGGCTCGTCGGGCCGAACGGCGCGGGGAAGAGCACTCTGTTCAAGCTCCTCATCGGGCAGCTCCGCGCGAGCGGCGGGGAGCTCCGGCTTCTGGGTCAGAACCCATGGAACAACGTGGAGCTCAAACACAAGATCGGCTACTGCCCCGAGTCGAACCAGCTCTACGGCTGGATGACAGGGCAGGCGTTCGTCGAGACGCTCCTGCGGCTCGACGGCATGTCCCCCGGCGACGCGCGGAAGGCGGCCGAGGACAGCCTCGCCTTCGTCGGCCTCACAGGGGCGAAGGACCGGCCTACGCGGACGTACAGCCGCGGCATGCGGCAGCGGGCCAAGCTCGCGCAGGCGTTGGCCCACACGCCGGAGCTCCTCATCCTGGACGAGCCCCTGTCCGGAGCGGACCCCATGGCCCGGGTGCAGATCCTCCGCGCGATCACGGAGTTCGC
It encodes:
- a CDS encoding ABC transporter ATP-binding protein → MTGIVEAKGVMKWYGEVLGLNGFTATFNPGITGLVGPNGAGKSTLFKLLIGQLRASGGELRLLGQNPWNNVELKHKIGYCPESNQLYGWMTGQAFVETLLRLDGMSPGDARKAAEDSLAFVGLTGAKDRPTRTYSRGMRQRAKLAQALAHTPELLILDEPLSGADPMARVQILRAITEFAKRGGHVIMSTHVLYEIERVTSNIVLIHNGKAIASGDLHKIRALIDEHPHAVRIETSQPRDLAQAVAGMDHVVSVEFPAPAMLLVRTRKPDAFYKDLPGLVVDRNLDVRGLESPDDSLDAVFRYLVG
- a CDS encoding ABC transporter ATP-binding protein: MTALVETASLTKLFGEVRAVDDLSVSIPEGAIGLVGPNGAGKTTFLRLLLGLLRPTAGSGKVLGYGIEDGIPVRERTGYMPEHDCLIPDMTGIGLVSYMGRVSGLDPGTAMSRAHDVLQFVGVEEERYRKVAEYSTGMKQKVKLAQAMVHDPQLYVFDEPTTGLDPRGRTEMLNLVGKIAASQGRNVILSSHLLPDVESICNYVVILDGGHQIAAGPLSTLLSGAQDRLRVDVRGDRDAFLRTLKEAGIEADAGTSGVHVARKPGVETEIFRAANASGMEVRYMGAEIRSLEELFLELVERHTGGR